Below is a window of Herpetosiphonaceae bacterium DNA.
TTAAGGAGTAGGGAAGCGGCATGAAGGTCTCCTGTTTACAAGAAAATCTTAAGCGCGGCCTATCGATTGTAAGCCACGCTGTGGCCTCGAAAAGTACGCTGCCGGTGCTCTCGAATATTCTGCTGACCACCGAGGGCGGGCGGCTGCGGCTGCAAGCGACAAACCTTGAGGTCGGCATTACCTGCTGGATCGGCGCGAAAGTAGAAGATGAGGGAGCCGTCACGATTCCGGCCAAGCTGCTCTCGGATTTCGTCGGCAATCTGCCCAACGACGCCGTTAACCTGGCGCTGGACGAGCGCACGCAGACTGTGAACCTGCGCTGTGCTCGCTCGGAGGCCAACATCAAGGGCATCGAGGCCGACGAGTTTCCGTCGATTCCCACGGTAGACGCCGACGAGCCCACCGTGTCGATCATGCCCGATGTGCTGCGCAAAGCGATCGATCAGGTTGCCTTCGCCGCCGCTACCGACGACACGCGGCCTGTGCTGGCGGGCGTGTTGCTCAAGCTTCAGGGCAATACGATCACCATGTCGGCGACGGACGGCTTTCGTCTGTCGGTCAAAACGATCGATCTGCCGGAGCCGGTGCGCGTCTCGCAGGAGGTGATCGTCCCGGCTCGCGCGCTGATCGAGCTGGGCCGAATCGTCGGCGATAGCGACAGCCCGGTCGACATCACGATCACGCCGAACGGCAGCCAGATCTTGTTCCACACCGAAAACGTCGATCTGGTCAGCCGGTTGATTGACGGCAAGTTCCCCGACTACCAGCGCATCATTCCCAAGCAGTACGCGACGCGCGCGGTCATGGATCGCGGGACGTTCCTCCAGGCGGCCAGGCAGGCGTCGGTCTTCGCCACGTCGAGCGCCAACATCGCCAAGCTGACGCTTGAGGCTGGCGCGGAGTGGGGGCCGGGCCGCATGACGCTATCAGCCAACGCGGCGGAAGTCGGCGATAACAAGACCGAGCTTGAGGGCCAGATCACCGGCGAGGGCGGCCAGATCGCGCTCAATGTCAAGTTCCTTCAGGAGGCGCTCAACGCGATCGATACGCCGCAGGTCGGCTTCGAGATGCAGACCCAGGCCGCGCCCGGCGTGTTCCGTCCAGTCGGCGACGAAAGCCTGCTGATCATCGTTATGCCGATGACCGTGCGCTAAAGCGCACCGGCCACCAGATCCAAGGAGAGGCATGACTCAGTCACGCCTCTCCTTGCTTTATCAACACCCATCGGCGAAACAAGCGCTCGTATTGCTGCGTAAGATTCCGGCAGCTACTAGACCTGATGGAGCTGGATCAGGTTGCCGCAGGTATCATCGAATATCGCGAAGGTGCCCCAGTCCATAGTTGTCGGCTCCGTACGAAACTCCACACCCAGCTTTTTCAGGCGGTCGTACTCTTGTCGCACATTATCGACAGAAAAGGACGTTATCGGGATGCCTTGCTCAAAAATAGCCTGCTGGTATGTCCGGGCAGCCGGGTTATTGTTCGGCTCAAGCACCAGCTCCATATCGTCCGGCCCTTCGGGCGAGACAACGGTAAGCCATCTGAATTCGCCAGCCGCTACGTCGGT
It encodes the following:
- the dnaN gene encoding DNA polymerase III subunit beta — protein: MKVSCLQENLKRGLSIVSHAVASKSTLPVLSNILLTTEGGRLRLQATNLEVGITCWIGAKVEDEGAVTIPAKLLSDFVGNLPNDAVNLALDERTQTVNLRCARSEANIKGIEADEFPSIPTVDADEPTVSIMPDVLRKAIDQVAFAAATDDTRPVLAGVLLKLQGNTITMSATDGFRLSVKTIDLPEPVRVSQEVIVPARALIELGRIVGDSDSPVDITITPNGSQILFHTENVDLVSRLIDGKFPDYQRIIPKQYATRAVMDRGTFLQAARQASVFATSSANIAKLTLEAGAEWGPGRMTLSANAAEVGDNKTELEGQITGEGGQIALNVKFLQEALNAIDTPQVGFEMQTQAAPGVFRPVGDESLLIIVMPMTVR
- a CDS encoding VOC family protein, with the protein product MKIKLSSVFVDDQAKALKFYTEVLGFVKKTDVAAGEFRWLTVVSPEGPDDMELVLEPNNNPAARTYQQAIFEQGIPITSFSVDNVRQEYDRLKKLGVEFRTEPTTMDWGTFAIFDDTCGNLIQLHQV